The genomic stretch TCTCCAGACCAAAGAATAGAATCAAAGTATCTGCTTTTTGCCGGCAATACTTTGAATGAATTTATTATCCTCTCATATTTTTGCTTATCTTTGTTATATTTTTCTTCTGCAGCGTACAGTCTTACCACATATTTATTATTGTTTGAGTCAACATAAAGTCTTTTTTCAACAAACGTCTTGTTAAGGCTTTTTCTGATTCTAAGTTCATAAATTTTTGCTTTGCTTGTTCCAATATTTAAACTTTTGGATGAGATGACTTTTAAAAGTTCTTTATTGTAAAGCTCAATACTTTTTATTTCCTGAGAAACCCATTTGTCAAAACTGACATTCGAGTTTGTCACAAAACTGACAGAAAGATATTCGTCATATTCCTGCTGACTATCTGAAGGTATTATACTTGAGGTATCCTGCTGTTTTTGGGTTGAGATTCCCATCTCCTCATCTGTATAAAGTGGAGCAAATGATTGTGTTGATGAATTGTACTCAAGATTATAAATGTCTGTAGATTTCCAATAGGGTGGAAGATCAATCTGCCATCCATAACTTGTGTTTTTGTGAACTCTCCACGATGTTACGTTGTCTGCTAAATCTTTTATGTTGGGATTGTTTCTGTCAAAGTTTGTTTCAAAAGAATCAGCAATCTTGTATAAAAGATTTTGGTGTTGTGAATAGAAATTTAAATCCATGCTAATCGTAAGTCTGTAAATGTAGTTGTATCTTTTATTTTTGCTCAAATAAATTCGTATGAGATTGAAAGTACCAGAACTTTCTTCTTCGTCAACAAATACATAAAAGGAGTCGGTATAAACACTTGTGGCTTCAATATATTCTTGACCTTGCTTGTCTTTTCCTTTTTTAAGCGAATATAGCTTTGAACCCGAATAATAACCTGAAATTAAATCTTGACCATACAGCAAAATCTCATCTAATGATGTATAGCCTTCTTTGTTTAAAATTGCCTCAACATTAATATTTGCCTTGTAACTATTGCTTGACATTGAAAAATAGCTTCCTTTTGGGTCTTTGTTTATATAGGCATCCTGTGGCATATAGATAGACCAGTTGTAAACACTGTTTCCAACCCTGTTCTTATTGACGTCATCTTTTGAAAAGACTGTATAAAAGTCAATTACGCCACTATCTTCTTGTGCAAGCGCGAAGATAGAAGAGGTCAGCACAAAAGCAACTATTGTAAAAATACAAATTACTGTTTTTAACTTTCTTAACATATAACTACCACCCTTTCTATATATTTTTAACTATTTGTTTGTTGGCCACTCTTTCAAAATGACTTCTTTTTCAAGAATTTTGCCATTTCTTTTGATTTTTATCTTTACCTTGTCACCAGGAAGATATTTCATAAGAGTTTGATTGTATTCTGCAATAGAATTAATAGGGTAGCTGTCAATTGTAACAAGTATATCATTTTCTTGAGCAAATCCTTTTAAAGGACTATCAGCTTTTACATCTATAATTTTAAGACCGAGGTTAGACGGAAGCCCAACATACGAGAGCCAACTGTCTTCAAACTCAAGACCTAAGTAACATCTTTTGATTCTACCAAACTTTTTGTAGTGGTCAAGGAAATAAAGTATATTCTCTGCAGGAATTGCAAAGTTAATTCCCTGCCAGTAATCAATACCGAGAGTATTTATCCCTACAAGTTTTCCCTGCATATTAACAAGTGGGCCACCGCTGTTACCTGGATTGATGCTTGCATCTGTTTGCAAAAATGTATAGACTTCATCTACAGGTCTATTAAGTCCGCTTATTATTCCCTTTGTGACACTATTTCGCCATCCTAAAAAAAGCGGTGTGCCTATTGCCAAAACTTCCTGACCCACATAAATATTTTTCGGATTTTCAATTTCAATTGGGGTAAGATTTCTTCGGTTAACTCTCAAAATTGCAAGGTCAATTTCTTTGTCACTGTAAAGTACAGTTGCCTTGTAAGCCTTGGCATCGTAAAAGATAACATAAGGCTGTTTTAAATCTTCAACAACATGGTTGTTTGTCAAAATCAGTCCATTTTTATCAATTACAACACCAGATCCGTGAGAAAGTCCAGCTGGGATTTTGCTGTAGTAAAAGTCGTCTGCTTTAATCTTTTTGCTGTCACCTATGATTGCTACAACAGACTTGTTTACCTTGTCAATGACCTCACTTATGGACAGGTCTTTTTTCTGGATTATTACGCTATTTTGAGTTTTGGTATAATCAAAGTTCAAAAAGTCTTTTAGAGAATCAATATCAACGTAGGTTTTTCCGTCAATCTCTTTTGAAGTCACGGCAATAGTCTGGGCAAATACAATGTTTGAAAGAATAAATATTACAATAAATCCAGCCAGCCATATCTTTATACTTTTTCTCATTGCAGAACCTCCCATCAAAAGAATTTGTCACCATATAATTATAACGTATTTTAGCCAAAAATGTTATCTATTAAAATAAAAAATTTTAGTTGCAATTTTTATACTTGATTATTTTTATCTTTTGCTTTATAATATAACTTGTGAATGCAATACACCCCCATGGTATAGGGGATAAATTTGTTGGGGAAGGAGAATATACAGAATAATGAGAAAAGCAGTATTGAACAAAAGCATGTGTGATAGGTCTCCTTTTTGTCCTGCTTCGCGTTCGTGCAAGTTTGGTGCAATAAAAAGAAATGTAAGAGGATTTTTTGATGTAGAGATTGAAATTGACAAGGAAAAGTGTACTGGATGCGGTGTATGTGTAAGGTTTTGTCCGCAGGGAGCTATAAAGTTGGTTGAAGAGTAGGTGACTCTGAGGTGTCTGAGAATGAAAGGAAAGAAGAGGTTCTTTCAAGACTTAAAAATATCAAAGGTCACATAGAAGGAATTATTAAAATGGTAGAAGAAGAAAAAGAATGTGAAGAGATTATGCTCCAGATAATTGCTGTCAAGAAAGCTTTGGAAAAAGTGGGATATTATATAATAGAAAGTCATGCTGAAAAGTGCTTGTCAGATGATAAGAACAAGGCTCAGGTCCAAAAAATATTGAATATCATGATGAAGTTTTTAAGTTGAAAGGTAAAGTTGATATCTATTTTTCTCCTTTTGAATCCTTAAAAGTTTTTGTGTTTAAGAATGTTATTATTTTAACAATCTAATTTTAAAAAAATTTTTTTGCAGAAGTTTGTTAAATAAATCTCATGAAAATGGGGTAACAATATAAAAGGTAAAAATAAAAATTTATGGAGGTGTATTTAAAATGGCAGAATATTTTATTGATGCAAAAGGACTTCAGTGTCCAGGACCTATTACTCAGCTTTTTAAACAAATGAAGGAAGCACAAAGTGGAGATGTTGTAACAATTGAAGTGACAGACCCAGCGTTCAAACGTGATGTTGAGAGCTGGTGTAAAAAGACAAAGAATGAGCTTTTGGAGCTCAAAGAAGAAAATGGTGTAATTCAAGCAAAGATTAAAAAGGCTTAAAAGTGGGTGAGAAGATTATGAGAGAAGACAAAAAGACAATCATTGTGTTTTCAAACGATATGGATAAGGTTATGGCAGCATTTGTAATTGCAACTGGTGCTGCTGCAATGGGTGATGAGGTCACAATGTTTTTTACATTCTGGGGTTTGAATGTTCTAAGAGATGCTAAGAAGAAGGCACAGGGCAAATCTTTCTTGGAAAAAATGTTTGGTGCTATGATGCCAAAAGGGGTTGAAAAACTCCCGCTTTCCAAGATGAACTTTTTAGGGATTGGTCCAAAGCTTATGAAATATATGA from Caldicellulosiruptor kronotskyensis 2002 encodes the following:
- a CDS encoding 4Fe-4S binding protein; this encodes MRKAVLNKSMCDRSPFCPASRSCKFGAIKRNVRGFFDVEIEIDKEKCTGCGVCVRFCPQGAIKLVEE
- a CDS encoding S1C family serine protease, with product MRKSIKIWLAGFIVIFILSNIVFAQTIAVTSKEIDGKTYVDIDSLKDFLNFDYTKTQNSVIIQKKDLSISEVIDKVNKSVVAIIGDSKKIKADDFYYSKIPAGLSHGSGVVIDKNGLILTNNHVVEDLKQPYVIFYDAKAYKATVLYSDKEIDLAILRVNRRNLTPIEIENPKNIYVGQEVLAIGTPLFLGWRNSVTKGIISGLNRPVDEVYTFLQTDASINPGNSGGPLVNMQGKLVGINTLGIDYWQGINFAIPAENILYFLDHYKKFGRIKRCYLGLEFEDSWLSYVGLPSNLGLKIIDVKADSPLKGFAQENDILVTIDSYPINSIAEYNQTLMKYLPGDKVKIKIKRNGKILEKEVILKEWPTNK
- a CDS encoding sulfurtransferase TusA family protein, yielding MAEYFIDAKGLQCPGPITQLFKQMKEAQSGDVVTIEVTDPAFKRDVESWCKKTKNELLELKEENGVIQAKIKKA
- a CDS encoding metal-sensitive transcriptional regulator, whose protein sequence is MSENERKEEVLSRLKNIKGHIEGIIKMVEEEKECEEIMLQIIAVKKALEKVGYYIIESHAEKCLSDDKNKAQVQKILNIMMKFLS
- a CDS encoding DsrE/DsrF/DrsH-like family protein gives rise to the protein MREDKKTIIVFSNDMDKVMAAFVIATGAAAMGDEVTMFFTFWGLNVLRDAKKKAQGKSFLEKMFGAMMPKGVEKLPLSKMNFLGIGPKLMKYMMKKKNVMMLPEMIKQAQELGIKMVACSMSMDVMGIKKEELIDGVEIGGVATYLGEASEAGVNLFI